One genomic window of candidate division WOR-3 bacterium includes the following:
- a CDS encoding ABC transporter ATP-binding protein encodes MLLEVRNLAVDYGAIRALHGISFEAAEGEIVTLIGANGAGKSTTLRTLSGLVRPSAGEIVFDGNRIDGRPGHTVTRLGLIQVPEGRKPFADMTVRENLLLGAFNRSRREVSEAMERVFRSFPRLKERLNQTAGTLSGGELQMLAMGRGLMAKPRLLMLDEPSMGLSPILVREIFSIIAEINRHGTTILLVEQNAFMALQIAHRAYVLETGRIVLSGTARELREDPRVKSAYLGE; translated from the coding sequence ATGTTGCTAGAAGTCAGGAACTTAGCGGTTGACTACGGCGCAATCCGTGCTCTTCACGGGATTTCGTTCGAGGCGGCCGAAGGCGAGATTGTGACGCTGATTGGTGCGAACGGTGCAGGCAAGAGCACGACACTGCGTACCCTTTCCGGCCTAGTTCGTCCGTCGGCCGGCGAGATTGTCTTTGACGGTAACCGCATTGACGGCCGTCCGGGACACACGGTCACTCGGCTAGGGCTGATCCAAGTTCCAGAAGGACGCAAGCCATTTGCAGACATGACGGTGCGTGAGAACCTGCTCTTGGGTGCTTTCAACCGTTCGCGACGCGAAGTCAGCGAGGCGATGGAGAGGGTATTCCGGTCGTTTCCGCGACTGAAAGAGAGGTTGAACCAGACCGCGGGCACCTTGTCTGGTGGCGAGCTGCAGATGCTGGCGATGGGTCGGGGACTAATGGCCAAGCCCAGGCTGCTCATGCTTGACGAACCATCAATGGGTCTGTCGCCGATTCTCGTTCGCGAGATATTTTCGATAATCGCCGAAATCAACCGACATGGAACGACGATTCTCCTAGTTGAGCAGAACGCTTTCATGGCGCTACAAATTGCGCACCGGGCGTACGTCCTTGAGACCGGTCGGATCGTACTTTCGGGCACGGCCCGAGAACTCCGCGAGGACCCGAGGGTGAAGTCGGCGTACCTAGGAGAATGA